A single region of the Hyphomonas adhaerens MHS-3 genome encodes:
- a CDS encoding beta/gamma crystallin-related protein, with protein MKISSLVSTFALAAGLAALALPASADHRGGRDTWRGGDYQGRQGGAVLYSNAGFRGEAVRVDGAVPSLGRIGFNDRASSIVINRGVWEVCVDANFRGRCEIIDTSAGRLNAYRLNDNISSLRPAGYDRRGRDDRRSDRDHGKRGGWDSGRGGQGLILFPDSNQRGPAMEIGQDVSDLSRYRFNDKASSFYVSAGTWQVCEHANYRGRCEILTAGAGDLRPIRMNDNISSIRRYRDWR; from the coding sequence ATGAAGATATCGTCCCTCGTTTCCACGTTTGCACTTGCAGCGGGTCTTGCTGCGCTCGCTTTGCCGGCCAGCGCCGATCATCGCGGCGGCCGTGATACCTGGCGCGGCGGTGACTATCAGGGCCGGCAGGGCGGGGCGGTGCTGTATTCCAATGCCGGGTTCCGGGGAGAGGCGGTGAGGGTTGATGGCGCTGTGCCCAGCCTTGGCCGTATCGGGTTCAATGACCGGGCGTCTTCCATCGTGATCAATCGCGGTGTGTGGGAAGTGTGCGTGGATGCCAATTTCCGGGGGCGGTGTGAAATCATCGATACCAGTGCAGGGCGCCTGAACGCCTATCGCCTGAACGACAACATTTCGTCGCTGCGTCCTGCCGGATATGACAGGCGCGGACGCGACGACCGTCGGAGCGACCGGGATCACGGGAAGCGCGGCGGCTGGGACAGTGGGCGCGGCGGGCAGGGCCTGATCCTGTTCCCGGATTCCAACCAGCGCGGCCCGGCGATGGAAATCGGCCAGGATGTGTCCGACCTCAGCCGCTACCGGTTCAATGACAAGGCCAGTTCCTTCTATGTCAGCGCCGGCACCTGGCAGGTGTGCGAACATGCGAACTATCGGGGCCGCTGTGAAATCCTCACCGCCGGCGCGGGAGACCTGAGGCCGATCCGGATGAACGACAATATCTCGTCGATCCGGCGTTACAGAGACTGGCGCTGA
- the ffh gene encoding signal recognition particle protein, giving the protein MFDALSERLGGIFDNLTGRGALSDKDVSEALREIRVALLEADVALPVVKDFIAKVKTRAVGEEVIRSVKPGQQVIKIVYDGLVDMLGGEDADTSLRIDSPPAVVMMAGLQGSGKTTTTGKLAKRLSEKGRKKVLLASLDVRRPAAMEQLAILADQCGDSVSSLPIIQGQLPADIARRALNAAKIGGYDVLFLDTAGRTSIDEQMMTEAAEIAEIAQPQETLLVADALTGQDAVETARRFHERLPLTGLVLTRMDGDGRGGAALSMRAVTGLPIKFLGVGEKLDGLDTFDAQRVAGRILGQGDIVSLVEKASEQMDAAKAERMAEKMRKGIFDLNDLAEQLKQMQQMGGLGGLMGMLPGARKAKQAMEAANLDDNVLKRQEAIISSMTKAERAKPALLNASRRKRIAAGSGTTVQDVNKLLKMHQQMAGMMKKMRTKGGMKNMLGMAQQAGISQADLAKMGGQQLPGLGGGSLPPGMGDLLGGKKK; this is encoded by the coding sequence ATGTTTGACGCCCTCAGCGAACGGCTCGGCGGCATATTCGACAACCTGACGGGGCGCGGGGCGCTTTCCGACAAGGATGTGTCCGAAGCGCTGCGCGAAATCCGGGTTGCGCTGCTGGAAGCAGACGTCGCATTGCCCGTGGTCAAGGACTTCATCGCCAAGGTGAAGACCCGCGCCGTGGGCGAGGAAGTCATCCGCTCCGTGAAGCCGGGCCAGCAGGTCATCAAGATCGTCTATGACGGGCTGGTCGACATGCTGGGCGGGGAAGACGCCGACACCAGCCTGCGCATCGACAGCCCGCCAGCGGTCGTGATGATGGCGGGCCTGCAGGGCTCCGGTAAGACGACGACAACTGGTAAACTGGCCAAGCGCCTGTCGGAAAAGGGCCGCAAGAAAGTCCTCCTCGCTTCGCTCGACGTGCGCCGCCCGGCGGCCATGGAGCAGCTGGCGATTCTGGCCGACCAGTGCGGCGACTCCGTCAGCTCCCTGCCAATCATCCAGGGCCAGCTTCCCGCAGACATCGCCCGGCGCGCGCTGAATGCCGCAAAGATCGGCGGCTATGACGTTCTCTTCCTCGACACCGCCGGCCGGACCAGCATCGACGAACAGATGATGACCGAGGCGGCCGAAATCGCCGAAATCGCCCAGCCTCAAGAAACCCTCCTGGTTGCTGACGCGTTGACCGGCCAGGACGCGGTGGAAACCGCGCGGCGCTTCCATGAGCGCCTGCCGTTGACCGGTCTTGTCCTGACCCGGATGGATGGCGACGGGCGCGGCGGTGCGGCGCTGTCCATGCGTGCGGTCACAGGCCTGCCAATCAAATTCCTCGGTGTCGGCGAGAAACTCGACGGGCTCGACACGTTCGACGCCCAGCGTGTGGCCGGGCGTATTCTCGGGCAGGGCGACATTGTCTCGCTGGTCGAAAAAGCGTCCGAACAGATGGACGCCGCGAAGGCCGAGCGGATGGCGGAGAAGATGCGCAAGGGCATCTTCGACCTCAATGATCTCGCCGAGCAGCTGAAGCAGATGCAGCAAATGGGCGGCCTTGGCGGCTTGATGGGCATGCTGCCGGGCGCCCGCAAGGCCAAGCAGGCCATGGAAGCGGCGAACCTCGACGACAATGTCCTGAAACGTCAGGAGGCGATCATTTCCTCCATGACGAAGGCCGAGCGCGCAAAGCCCGCGCTGCTCAACGCCTCGCGCCGCAAGCGCATTGCGGCCGGGTCCGGCACCACGGTGCAGGATGTGAACAAGCTGCTGAAAATGCACCAGCAGATGGCCGGCATGATGAAGAAGATGCGCACAAAAGGCGGCATGAAGAACATGCTGGGCATGGCGCAGCAGGCCGGGATTTCACAGGCGGATCTCGCCAAGATGGGCGGCCAGCAATTGCCGGGCCTTGGTGGCGGGTCGCTTCCGCCGGGCATGGGCGACCTGTTGGGGGGGAAAAAGAAATGA
- a CDS encoding GNAT family N-acetyltransferase, translating to MKLDDPGLENELVSLKVLTEADRDVLAGTSAVEAMWQWMPVIATGTNFHSYFDHTLEMKDSGDYIPFTIWRKSDGAFVGVVAYADISRTHRRLRMASLWIVEEMRGTEIVPAVQLAVIERAVASRMRRIEILTPDANERSVRSIERFGAKREGTLRSYIRMANGTWADMAVLSLVGDEAVAAMALLKDRVRALQQA from the coding sequence ATGAAGCTGGACGATCCAGGCCTTGAGAACGAGCTTGTCAGCCTGAAAGTGCTGACGGAGGCCGACCGGGACGTGTTGGCCGGTACCAGCGCCGTCGAGGCCATGTGGCAATGGATGCCCGTGATCGCGACGGGGACCAATTTTCACTCCTATTTCGACCATACGCTGGAGATGAAGGACTCCGGGGACTACATCCCCTTCACGATCTGGCGGAAATCTGACGGCGCGTTCGTCGGCGTCGTCGCCTATGCGGACATTTCCCGCACCCATCGGCGGTTACGGATGGCGTCGCTCTGGATCGTCGAGGAGATGCGCGGCACCGAGATTGTTCCGGCCGTACAGCTTGCCGTGATCGAGCGGGCGGTTGCCTCGCGCATGCGGCGCATCGAAATCCTGACGCCAGATGCCAATGAACGCTCCGTCCGCTCGATTGAGCGGTTCGGTGCCAAGCGCGAAGGCACGCTGCGCAGTTATATCCGAATGGCCAATGGAACCTGGGCCGATATGGCGGTCCTGTCGCTGGTTGGAGACGAAGCTGTGGCTGCGATGGCCCTGCTGAAGGACCGGGTACGAGCCCTGCAACAGGCTTAA
- the rpsP gene encoding 30S ribosomal protein S16, whose translation MALKIRLARGGSKKRPYYSVVVADARAPRDGRFIEKIGTYDPRQPKDSENRVKIDAEKAAEWVRKGAQPTDRVARFLSQIEVDGKPVVAWTHGNNPKKAEPGKKAQERAKEREEKAAAAAEAAAAPAEEAPAEEAPAEEAAAEEAASE comes from the coding sequence ATGGCCCTCAAAATCCGGCTCGCCCGCGGCGGGTCCAAGAAACGCCCTTACTATTCCGTCGTTGTTGCCGACGCACGCGCCCCGCGTGACGGCCGCTTCATCGAGAAGATCGGCACCTATGATCCGCGCCAGCCGAAAGATTCGGAAAACCGCGTGAAGATCGACGCCGAAAAAGCCGCTGAATGGGTCCGCAAGGGCGCTCAGCCGACGGACCGTGTCGCACGCTTCCTGTCGCAGATCGAAGTCGACGGCAAACCGGTCGTGGCCTGGACGCACGGCAACAACCCGAAAAAGGCCGAGCCGGGCAAGAAAGCCCAGGAACGCGCCAAAGAGCGTGAAGAAAAAGCGGCTGCTGCTGCTGAAGCCGCTGCTGCGCCGGCCGAAGAAGCACCGGCTGAGGAAGCTCCGGCAGAAGAAGCCGCAGCAGAAGAAGCTGCTTCCGAATAA
- a CDS encoding chorismate mutase, producing the protein MTDIDTTLAKFQLSQFRDSIDNLDAILVHTLAERFKLTQQVGKLKAQHNLPPADKSREAEQIERLRNMAQQSGLDPAFAEKFLNFIVAEVIRHHEHIRGLEAD; encoded by the coding sequence ATGACCGATATCGACACGACGCTGGCCAAGTTCCAGCTGAGCCAGTTCCGCGACAGCATCGACAATCTCGATGCCATCCTCGTTCATACGCTGGCCGAGCGCTTCAAGCTGACCCAGCAGGTCGGCAAGTTGAAGGCGCAGCATAACCTTCCGCCCGCAGACAAGTCCCGCGAGGCAGAACAGATCGAACGGCTGCGCAACATGGCGCAGCAGTCCGGCCTCGACCCGGCCTTTGCCGAGAAATTTCTCAATTTCATCGTGGCGGAAGTGATCCGCCATCATGAGCATATCCGCGGCCTTGAGGCCGATTAG